The following are encoded in a window of Geobacter metallireducens GS-15 genomic DNA:
- a CDS encoding phosphoenolpyruvate carboxylase, with translation MAERELFWKADDQAVRLNELMTLDPALKDIPLRRDVRSLGRLLGEVIKEQAGPAAYDAEEELRRLAISHRALADQEEAVLDSPAEQELQERAVRIVGTMTVAETYQIVKAFGTFFELTNLAETNHRMRRRRATQLSPAAPVKPGSLLGTLMRMRDGGITAEKALDLLRQVEIMPVFTAHPTEVARRVVLFKRRRIARELAELDLLPLAGDEADRRQEAIFAEITALWQTDEVRRRPQGVTDEIRMGLDHYPGSLMAPLAGLYEEMAEDFRQVYGADLPDAAFPTVIRFGSWIGGDRDGNPNVTVGTTRHALESARQMILARYLDGVEELKELLTPSTNRVTVSPQLREALERYVAALAGAAAETGIYPECEPYRKFLRCVHHRLMQTRDGEDHPDAYPDAGAFAADLMLVRTSLAQGEGERLARRYVDPLLRQVETFGFHLHALDIRQHARIHARAVAELAAGAGSCEEGVHPVPPPPSAETTELLDTLRAVAKLKQRYSPKAIRSYVISGASSARDTLSLIWLMELCGIRVAASPDGKDPGVMPVPLFESIEDLRNAPGICRALWCSPEYGPFLDSWGRRQEVMLGYSDSNKDGGMFTSTWEIHKAHRDLQRVAQECGVRLRLFHGRGGTVGRGGGPTHRAIIAQPADGFSGALKITEQGEVINWKYSDPSLAKRNLELMVAASLETLARAGLVETRPEPAWEEALEEMSGSAFTFYRERITGNPDILPYFEQATPVLEFELAKIGSRPARRSRSRDIAELRAIPWGFGWIQSRHVIPGWFGVGFALDRFAVGGEGRLEFLRSMMGRFPFFFDLIRNVELALTKVDLPLARLYASLVTDAGIRERVFAMIVEEYQRTRRMVLAVTGQARLLEKNPALTASLRLRNPYIDPLSMIQIELLRRKRAGEESDELNYVLAATINGIAAGLRNTG, from the coding sequence ATGGCGGAACGAGAGCTGTTCTGGAAGGCGGACGACCAGGCCGTGCGGCTGAACGAGCTGATGACCCTGGACCCGGCCCTGAAGGATATCCCGCTGCGGCGCGATGTCCGCTCCCTGGGTCGGTTGCTGGGTGAGGTGATCAAGGAGCAGGCGGGGCCGGCTGCCTACGATGCCGAGGAAGAGCTCCGTCGGCTGGCCATCAGCCATCGGGCACTCGCCGACCAGGAGGAAGCGGTCCTCGACAGCCCCGCCGAGCAGGAACTCCAGGAACGGGCCGTCAGGATCGTGGGAACGATGACCGTGGCCGAGACCTACCAGATCGTCAAGGCCTTCGGGACCTTCTTCGAGCTCACCAACCTGGCGGAGACCAACCACCGGATGCGCCGGCGCCGGGCCACGCAACTTTCACCCGCTGCCCCCGTGAAGCCCGGTTCCCTGCTGGGCACCCTGATGCGGATGCGGGATGGGGGAATAACGGCCGAAAAAGCCCTCGATCTGCTGCGGCAGGTGGAGATCATGCCGGTCTTCACCGCTCATCCGACGGAAGTGGCGCGGCGTGTGGTCCTCTTCAAGCGACGCCGGATCGCCCGGGAGCTGGCGGAGCTTGACCTCCTCCCCCTGGCCGGCGACGAGGCTGACCGGCGACAGGAGGCCATCTTCGCGGAGATCACCGCCCTCTGGCAGACGGACGAGGTGCGCCGCCGTCCCCAGGGGGTGACCGACGAGATCAGGATGGGGCTCGACCACTATCCCGGCTCCCTCATGGCGCCCCTGGCGGGCCTCTATGAAGAAATGGCCGAGGATTTCCGCCAGGTCTACGGCGCGGACCTCCCCGATGCTGCCTTCCCCACCGTGATCCGCTTCGGCTCCTGGATCGGCGGGGATCGGGACGGCAACCCCAACGTGACAGTCGGCACCACCCGACACGCCCTGGAATCAGCCCGCCAGATGATCCTCGCCCGGTACCTGGACGGGGTCGAGGAACTGAAGGAGCTCCTGACGCCGTCAACCAATCGGGTGACGGTCTCGCCGCAGCTCCGGGAGGCCCTGGAGCGCTATGTCGCCGCCCTGGCCGGAGCAGCCGCGGAAACCGGCATCTACCCCGAGTGCGAGCCATACCGGAAATTCCTCCGGTGTGTCCACCACCGCCTCATGCAGACCCGCGACGGGGAAGACCACCCCGACGCCTATCCCGATGCCGGAGCCTTCGCCGCCGACCTCATGCTGGTGCGCACAAGCCTCGCCCAGGGGGAAGGGGAGCGGCTGGCACGCCGCTACGTGGACCCGCTCCTGCGGCAGGTGGAGACCTTCGGCTTCCACCTCCACGCCCTCGATATCCGGCAGCATGCCCGGATCCATGCCCGGGCCGTGGCAGAGCTGGCCGCCGGCGCCGGCAGCTGCGAGGAGGGGGTTCACCCCGTCCCTCCCCCCCCGTCCGCCGAGACCACCGAACTCCTCGACACCCTCCGGGCCGTGGCAAAGCTGAAGCAGCGCTACTCCCCCAAGGCAATCAGGAGCTACGTCATCAGCGGCGCCTCCTCGGCCCGGGACACCCTCTCCCTCATCTGGCTCATGGAGCTCTGCGGCATCCGCGTGGCCGCCTCGCCGGACGGAAAGGACCCGGGGGTGATGCCGGTCCCCCTCTTCGAGTCCATCGAAGACCTGCGCAACGCGCCGGGGATCTGCCGCGCCCTCTGGTGCTCGCCCGAATACGGGCCGTTTCTCGATTCGTGGGGACGCCGGCAAGAGGTGATGCTCGGCTATTCGGATTCCAACAAGGACGGGGGGATGTTCACGAGCACCTGGGAGATCCACAAGGCCCACCGGGATCTCCAGCGGGTGGCCCAGGAGTGCGGAGTGCGTCTGCGCCTCTTTCACGGCCGCGGCGGCACCGTGGGGAGGGGGGGCGGCCCCACCCACCGGGCCATCATCGCCCAGCCGGCCGACGGCTTCTCCGGCGCCCTCAAGATCACCGAGCAGGGAGAGGTCATCAACTGGAAATACTCCGACCCGTCCCTGGCGAAACGGAACCTGGAGCTGATGGTGGCCGCCTCCCTGGAGACCCTGGCCCGCGCCGGCCTCGTGGAGACACGGCCCGAGCCGGCATGGGAGGAAGCCCTGGAGGAGATGTCGGGGAGCGCCTTCACCTTCTACCGTGAGCGGATCACCGGCAACCCCGACATCCTCCCCTACTTCGAGCAGGCCACGCCGGTCCTGGAATTCGAGCTGGCAAAGATCGGCTCCCGCCCCGCGCGCCGGAGCCGGAGCCGGGATATAGCGGAGCTGCGGGCCATACCCTGGGGCTTCGGCTGGATACAGAGCCGCCACGTGATACCGGGCTGGTTCGGGGTCGGCTTCGCCCTGGATCGCTTCGCCGTCGGGGGAGAAGGTCGGTTGGAGTTCCTCAGGTCCATGATGGGGCGCTTCCCCTTCTTTTTCGATCTGATCAGGAACGTGGAACTGGCCCTCACCAAGGTGGATCTCCCCCTGGCCCGACTCTACGCGTCCCTGGTGACCGACGCGGGAATTCGCGAGCGGGTCTTCGCCATGATCGTGGAGGAATACCAACGGACCCGGCGGATGGTCCTGGCGGTCACGGGCCAGGCGCGGCTTCTGGAAAAGAACCCGGCCCTGACCGCGTCGCTGCGGCTGCGGAACCCCTACATCGACCCCCTGAGCATGATCCAGATCGAGCTCCTGCGGCGCAAGCGGGCCGGGGAAGAGAGCGACGAGCTGAACTACGTCCTGGCGGCCACCATCAACGGCATTGCCGCGGGGCTAAGGAACACGGGATAA
- a CDS encoding ATP-grasp domain-containing protein produces MQLTGLKYGRRLLDLVEFPVSQVLTEDASHDEINELIASHGGKCIVKPVFLGGVGKKGKAGLVRICSNVFDAMVAKRDLFFATHHQGNREVQACGVTFEGYIASDIEIYVSISESSEYRMPVLLLTTKGGVDVEDVPPEDKRTIVFNPVTGVKSFHINDALRELKCPPQYISSLVQHLPKLWQVYDNYGLTTLELNPIRMGKVKGRYVPFACDIKASFDQDNPAWKRLGYPEEIFSTTITQFESEINVLRTHQGQSDVTEVNPKGTILPFIFGGGANSAATEILADRAIISSDFGGNPPYEKIRAIADITFKHWLPQANVVLLIGGRANNTNIFTTFKAIFDSLREHIRLNPDVFVVAGRGGPMVVEGMVYGRDVLDSLRVPYRFFGHDSSMMSVLQHAIEIDSFLEPKPVAVAPKQIKAKAA; encoded by the coding sequence ATGCAGTTGACAGGATTAAAGTATGGAAGAAGGCTGCTCGATCTGGTGGAGTTTCCCGTGTCGCAGGTTCTGACAGAGGATGCTTCCCACGATGAGATCAATGAGCTGATTGCATCCCATGGCGGCAAGTGTATTGTCAAACCGGTGTTCCTCGGTGGCGTGGGGAAAAAGGGTAAGGCTGGTCTAGTGCGCATTTGTTCCAATGTCTTTGACGCGATGGTCGCCAAGCGTGACCTCTTCTTTGCCACCCATCACCAGGGGAACCGCGAGGTGCAGGCCTGTGGCGTGACCTTTGAAGGATACATCGCCTCGGACATCGAGATCTACGTGAGCATCTCCGAGTCCAGTGAATACCGGATGCCGGTCCTCCTCCTGACCACCAAGGGTGGGGTCGACGTGGAAGATGTCCCCCCCGAGGACAAGCGGACCATCGTCTTCAACCCGGTCACCGGCGTGAAGTCGTTCCATATCAACGATGCCCTGCGGGAGCTGAAGTGCCCCCCCCAGTACATCAGTTCCCTCGTTCAGCATCTGCCGAAGCTCTGGCAGGTCTATGACAACTACGGCCTCACCACCCTGGAGCTGAACCCCATCCGGATGGGGAAGGTGAAGGGGCGCTACGTCCCCTTCGCCTGCGACATCAAGGCCTCCTTCGACCAGGACAACCCGGCCTGGAAACGGCTCGGCTACCCGGAGGAGATCTTCTCCACCACCATCACCCAGTTCGAGTCGGAGATCAATGTCCTGCGGACCCACCAGGGGCAGAGCGACGTGACGGAGGTGAACCCCAAGGGGACGATCCTCCCCTTCATCTTCGGGGGCGGGGCCAACAGCGCTGCCACGGAGATCCTGGCGGACCGGGCCATCATCTCCTCCGACTTCGGCGGCAACCCCCCCTACGAGAAGATCAGGGCCATTGCCGACATCACCTTCAAGCACTGGCTTCCCCAGGCGAACGTGGTGCTCCTGATCGGGGGACGGGCCAACAACACCAACATCTTCACCACCTTCAAGGCGATCTTCGATTCGCTTCGGGAGCACATCCGCCTGAACCCCGACGTCTTCGTGGTGGCGGGGCGGGGCGGTCCCATGGTGGTGGAGGGGATGGTCTACGGCAGGGACGTCCTCGACTCCCTTCGTGTCCCCTACCGCTTCTTCGGCCATGACAGCAGCATGATGAGCGTTCTGCAGCATGCCATCGAGATCGATTCGTTTCTTGAGCCGAAACCGGTCGCGGTGGCGCCGAAGCAGATCAAGGCCAAGGCGGCGTGA
- a CDS encoding citrate/2-methylcitrate synthase, producing the protein MNYQNNPFPYHVGVQSLHELANKHSRVCIMNIRGTESSLVTPVSHAYSGGNVVAGVQYGESGGTFETPVGDIPVFGSISDVIRAGIHFDTGVVYLPPSAVSHAVSEMCARNVNLKRIVIVTEKVSARDSRLIRYGCQNAKVDVIGANTLGIANSWDQVRIGGALGGDVPAQSLRKGSVAIYSNSGNFSTTISEYLKTAGFGTSTILSSGKDVYIHFALAEFLYCAENDPRTKAIVVYVEPGGYYEKQALDWISEGRFKLTKPIIACVTGRWKKNLTRSCGHAGAMAGSGDDAEAKEIWFDDFFGVPVFDPERPEVSKRGIRIRTIQDVPEAVTACMELMGENPDFPSTGDLSLKPWFVNDQDLTMPQQLRMHPVRAISPYGEEIEKFNKLVGARIMREPMRNRSGASAIDPADFTISLHGRKLLDLIEEPFGAVTAYSVLKTMPDAGQMAVINPLLNWFAARGSENIATVARGRANGCTPNAAIGAEVLLAGNNPLFESLRATSSWLIDRFFHETGGDLSINEELIEKACSDGEGFPAAVEDPRSEQLAEYFGALLRTHGQETILTRFAQVYSEKRRAEGEPVDSFTLLASAILLGLAWKPLAERRIAREVAQDLGTYLGLNGIIVGVSPVNPERNPFWQKLHALMDPTILSTDFASTCFQVLFNRVPQEQELFTYNALLNLTVTNGPGTLSAKGAKESISARNHIATAYAGFLANTGLAHGGNGFESVSYLLDIFSETDPYQGTPVELDPVLKGLAARATQEFVVRKKKAKIEGATERIPCINHPVFRDKAENHDPREVFIRNLLKGKEIQNPFLEFYHHLVTELHAEGITSNVYCVNVDAVIACIALDLLWKQLRDGEISEQDAQEIVFIMFLYGRMAGVSAEIADHLGRGQDLDCRTNPGELVYLA; encoded by the coding sequence ATGAACTATCAAAATAATCCCTTTCCCTACCACGTCGGTGTCCAGTCGCTCCACGAGCTGGCCAACAAGCATTCCCGGGTCTGCATCATGAACATCCGGGGGACCGAGAGCTCACTCGTCACCCCCGTCTCCCACGCTTACAGCGGCGGGAACGTGGTTGCCGGGGTCCAGTACGGTGAGTCGGGCGGAACCTTCGAGACCCCCGTGGGGGACATCCCGGTCTTCGGCAGCATCTCCGACGTCATCAGGGCTGGCATCCACTTCGACACCGGCGTGGTCTATCTCCCCCCCAGCGCCGTTTCCCACGCGGTGTCGGAGATGTGCGCCCGTAACGTCAACCTGAAGCGGATCGTCATCGTGACCGAGAAGGTCTCGGCCCGGGATTCGCGCCTGATCCGCTACGGCTGCCAGAACGCCAAGGTGGACGTGATCGGGGCCAACACCCTGGGGATTGCCAACTCCTGGGATCAGGTGCGGATCGGCGGCGCCCTGGGGGGGGACGTTCCGGCCCAGAGCCTGCGGAAGGGGAGTGTCGCCATCTACAGTAACTCCGGCAACTTCAGCACCACCATCTCCGAGTACCTGAAGACCGCCGGGTTCGGAACCTCCACCATCCTCAGCAGCGGCAAGGACGTCTACATCCATTTCGCCCTGGCGGAATTCCTCTACTGCGCCGAGAACGACCCCCGCACCAAGGCCATCGTGGTCTACGTGGAACCGGGGGGGTACTACGAGAAGCAGGCCCTTGACTGGATCAGCGAGGGGCGCTTCAAGCTGACCAAGCCGATCATCGCCTGCGTGACCGGGCGGTGGAAGAAGAACCTGACCCGCTCCTGCGGCCACGCCGGAGCCATGGCGGGAAGCGGCGACGACGCCGAGGCGAAGGAGATCTGGTTCGATGACTTCTTCGGGGTGCCGGTCTTTGATCCGGAGCGGCCAGAGGTCTCCAAACGGGGGATCCGGATCAGGACCATCCAGGATGTGCCCGAGGCGGTCACCGCCTGCATGGAGCTCATGGGCGAAAATCCCGACTTTCCCTCCACGGGGGATCTGAGCCTCAAGCCGTGGTTCGTAAACGATCAGGATCTGACCATGCCCCAGCAACTCCGGATGCATCCGGTGCGGGCCATCTCCCCCTACGGGGAGGAGATCGAGAAGTTCAACAAGCTGGTGGGGGCCCGCATCATGCGGGAGCCCATGCGCAACCGCTCCGGCGCCAGCGCCATCGACCCGGCCGACTTCACCATCTCGCTCCACGGCCGCAAGCTCCTGGATCTCATCGAGGAGCCCTTCGGCGCCGTGACGGCCTACTCGGTCCTGAAGACCATGCCCGACGCCGGTCAGATGGCCGTCATCAACCCGCTCCTCAACTGGTTCGCGGCCCGGGGAAGCGAGAATATCGCCACTGTGGCTAGGGGGAGGGCCAACGGCTGCACCCCCAACGCCGCCATCGGCGCCGAGGTGCTCCTTGCGGGGAACAATCCCCTCTTTGAGTCGCTGCGGGCCACGAGCTCCTGGCTCATCGACCGGTTCTTCCACGAGACCGGGGGAGATCTCTCCATCAACGAGGAGCTCATCGAGAAAGCATGCAGCGACGGCGAGGGATTCCCCGCCGCCGTGGAGGACCCCCGTTCGGAACAGCTGGCGGAGTATTTCGGAGCACTGCTCCGGACCCATGGCCAGGAGACAATCCTCACCCGTTTCGCCCAGGTGTATAGCGAGAAACGTCGCGCCGAGGGAGAACCCGTTGATTCCTTCACGCTTCTCGCCTCCGCCATCCTCCTGGGGCTCGCCTGGAAACCCCTGGCGGAGCGCCGCATCGCCCGGGAGGTTGCCCAGGATCTCGGGACGTACCTGGGGCTGAACGGGATCATCGTTGGCGTCTCTCCCGTGAACCCGGAGCGGAATCCCTTCTGGCAGAAACTCCACGCGCTCATGGATCCGACGATCCTCTCTACCGATTTTGCGTCCACCTGCTTCCAGGTGCTTTTCAACCGGGTTCCGCAGGAGCAGGAGCTCTTCACCTACAACGCGCTCCTCAACCTCACCGTCACCAACGGCCCGGGAACCCTCAGCGCCAAGGGAGCCAAGGAAAGCATCAGCGCCCGCAACCACATCGCCACGGCCTATGCCGGCTTCCTGGCCAACACCGGCCTGGCCCACGGGGGGAATGGCTTCGAATCGGTGAGCTATCTCCTGGACATCTTCTCGGAGACCGACCCGTACCAGGGAACCCCGGTGGAGTTGGACCCGGTCCTCAAGGGGCTGGCAGCCCGGGCAACCCAGGAATTCGTGGTCCGGAAGAAGAAGGCGAAGATCGAAGGGGCGACGGAGCGGATTCCGTGCATCAACCATCCGGTGTTCCGCGACAAGGCCGAAAACCACGACCCGCGAGAGGTCTTCATCCGCAATCTTCTCAAGGGGAAGGAGATCCAGAATCCCTTCCTGGAGTTCTACCACCACCTGGTCACGGAGCTCCACGCCGAGGGGATAACGAGCAACGTCTACTGCGTCAACGTCGATGCGGTCATCGCGTGCATCGCCCTGGATCTCCTCTGGAAGCAGCTCCGGGACGGCGAAATCAGCGAGCAGGATGCCCAGGAGATCGTCTTCATCATGTTCCTCTACGGCCGGATGGCGGGGGTGTCGGCCGAAATCGCCGACCACCTGGGCAGGGGACAGGATCTCGACTGCCGCACCAATCCCGGCGAGCTGGTGTATCTGGCGTAG
- a CDS encoding CBS domain-containing protein has translation MEALKKIRNTPVSEYMQREVASIEGSQTVAQAIQLIKTRKVASLVVLPRNEDDVYGILTVRDILGKVIDPGENIYRDIWNTQVHDIMTKPVYSIDPTMRVKYALRMMNRLGVRRLVVLRGNELAGIISEIEIFRAVEDLPAVAQVAL, from the coding sequence ATGGAGGCATTGAAAAAAATCCGCAACACCCCCGTATCCGAGTACATGCAGCGGGAAGTGGCCAGCATTGAAGGGAGCCAGACCGTTGCCCAGGCGATCCAGCTCATAAAGACGAGAAAGGTTGCCAGCCTTGTGGTCCTTCCCCGCAACGAGGACGATGTGTACGGCATCCTCACGGTGCGGGACATCCTCGGCAAGGTCATCGACCCGGGGGAGAACATCTACCGCGATATCTGGAACACCCAGGTGCACGACATCATGACCAAGCCGGTCTACAGCATCGACCCGACCATGCGGGTGAAGTACGCGCTGCGGATGATGAACCGGCTCGGCGTCCGGCGGCTCGTGGTGCTCCGGGGGAACGAACTGGCGGGGATCATCAGCGAGATCGAGATCTTCCGGGCAGTCGAGGATTTGCCGGCAGTGGCCCAGGTGGCCCTGTAG
- a CDS encoding FAD-dependent oxidoreductase, translated as MEHKFDIVIVGAGGGGLFAALEAVRTNPRVSVAVISKVYPTRSHTSAAQGGVNAALGNKDRDDTVDLHVFDTVKGSDYLADQDAVDYLCSQAPSVVRELENLGAPFSRFADGTIAQRPFGGTVKDRCCYCADKTGHTLLHTLFEQCLRRGVTFFNEYFLLSLEHADGDCQGVITLNMATSAIETFVAPVVILATGGHAKMYWNRSSNAAGNTGDGQAAALRAGIPLKDMEFIQFHPTGLRKSGLLVTEGARGEGGYLLNRHGERFMVRYAPQKMELGPRDLVARSMETEIIEGNGFESDAGSYIELDLRHLGAEAIKKKLPQIRELSMHFEGVDPIAEPIPVRPTAHYSMGGIDAHMAKTAVRGVFAVGECACVSVHGANRLGGNSLLDILVFGKRAGQEAAEEAPRRRALGIPPGAVAGMADEIRSYANPERYERYGIIREEMGKAMGDNVGIYRVEERLRTGVEEILALRERFRRIRLFDTGTVYNTNLIQILELKNMLDLASCVAITALARQESRGSHYREDFPRRDDGAWHIHSLCTMERDGEVRLGHKPVTMGKYSLETRSY; from the coding sequence ATGGAGCACAAATTCGACATAGTCATCGTCGGGGCAGGGGGAGGAGGGCTGTTCGCCGCCCTGGAGGCGGTGCGCACCAACCCGCGGGTTTCCGTGGCCGTCATCTCCAAGGTCTACCCGACCCGCTCCCATACCTCCGCGGCCCAGGGGGGGGTCAACGCGGCCCTGGGGAACAAGGACCGGGACGACACCGTGGATCTCCATGTCTTCGACACCGTCAAGGGGAGCGACTACCTGGCGGACCAGGATGCCGTCGACTACCTCTGCAGCCAGGCCCCGTCGGTGGTGCGGGAGCTGGAGAACCTGGGGGCGCCGTTTTCGCGATTCGCTGATGGCACCATCGCCCAGCGCCCCTTCGGCGGGACCGTGAAGGACCGCTGCTGCTACTGCGCCGACAAGACCGGCCATACCCTCCTCCACACCCTGTTCGAGCAGTGCCTCCGCCGGGGGGTGACGTTCTTCAACGAATATTTCCTCCTCTCCCTGGAGCATGCCGACGGCGACTGCCAGGGGGTCATCACCCTGAACATGGCCACGAGCGCCATCGAGACCTTTGTGGCCCCGGTGGTCATCCTGGCCACCGGCGGCCACGCCAAGATGTACTGGAACCGCTCCAGCAACGCGGCCGGCAACACCGGTGACGGCCAGGCCGCGGCCCTGCGGGCCGGCATTCCCCTGAAGGACATGGAGTTCATCCAGTTCCACCCGACGGGCCTGCGCAAGAGCGGGCTCCTGGTGACGGAAGGGGCGAGGGGCGAGGGGGGGTATCTCCTCAACCGCCACGGGGAGCGCTTCATGGTCCGCTATGCCCCCCAGAAGATGGAGCTGGGTCCCCGGGACCTGGTGGCCCGCTCCATGGAGACGGAGATCATCGAGGGGAACGGCTTCGAGAGCGATGCCGGGAGCTACATCGAACTGGATCTCCGCCACCTGGGTGCCGAGGCCATCAAGAAGAAGCTCCCCCAGATCAGGGAACTCTCCATGCACTTCGAGGGGGTGGACCCCATCGCGGAGCCGATCCCGGTCCGTCCCACGGCCCACTACTCCATGGGGGGGATCGACGCCCACATGGCGAAGACCGCGGTCCGCGGCGTCTTTGCCGTGGGGGAGTGCGCCTGCGTCTCCGTGCACGGGGCCAACCGGCTGGGGGGAAACTCGCTCCTGGACATCCTGGTGTTCGGGAAACGAGCGGGACAGGAGGCGGCCGAGGAGGCCCCCCGGCGCAGGGCGCTGGGGATACCCCCGGGCGCGGTTGCGGGGATGGCCGACGAAATCAGGTCGTACGCCAATCCTGAGCGCTACGAGCGTTACGGCATCATCAGGGAGGAGATGGGAAAGGCCATGGGGGACAACGTGGGGATCTATCGGGTCGAAGAGAGGCTCCGCACGGGGGTGGAAGAGATCCTGGCCCTGCGGGAGCGCTTCCGGCGCATCCGGCTCTTCGACACGGGGACCGTCTACAACACCAACCTGATTCAGATCCTGGAGCTCAAGAACATGCTCGACCTGGCCTCCTGCGTCGCCATCACCGCCCTGGCCCGGCAGGAGAGCAGGGGGTCCCATTACCGCGAGGACTTCCCCCGGCGTGACGACGGAGCGTGGCACATCCATTCCCTCTGCACCATGGAGCGGGATGGCGAGGTCCGTCTCGGCCACAAGCCGGTCACCATGGGGAAATACTCCCTCGAGACAAGGAGTTACTAA
- a CDS encoding succinate dehydrogenase/fumarate reductase iron-sulfur subunit encodes MERREVSFRIYRYNPQVDRTPFYDNFRIAVEKGITILRALNHIKEHLEPRLTFRAFCQAGICGSCAVRINGVSKLACTTQVWDELGGDGEHTILIEPLNNLEVIRDLVVDIDPIMDKLKENYSWVKPAIPQEEMGRKEHLVSDGEFEAINAASDCILCGSCYSECSMMEVNRSYISPPVLVKAFRMNNDSRDTLACERLERVSSDHGLWDCAHCHKCMEHCTKNIPIMDGIHRLREEAFERGMTDSEGARHAQAFFDDIRDLGRLREVTLPLRTKGMIGSLRMVPLAVKMGLKGRTPPLWVRPIPDIDRVSDIYSRLEANPGGEAVGAIHELPLRSAPRSGECL; translated from the coding sequence ATGGAACGGCGAGAGGTTTCATTCCGCATCTACCGCTACAACCCCCAGGTTGACCGCACTCCTTTTTACGACAACTTCAGGATTGCCGTCGAGAAGGGGATTACCATCCTGCGCGCCCTGAACCACATCAAGGAGCACCTGGAGCCGCGCCTTACCTTCCGGGCCTTCTGCCAGGCGGGAATCTGCGGTTCCTGCGCGGTCCGCATCAACGGGGTCTCGAAGCTTGCCTGCACGACCCAGGTCTGGGACGAGCTGGGGGGGGACGGAGAACACACGATCCTCATCGAGCCCCTGAACAATCTGGAAGTGATCCGGGACCTGGTGGTGGACATCGACCCGATCATGGACAAGCTGAAAGAGAATTACAGCTGGGTTAAGCCGGCGATCCCCCAGGAGGAAATGGGTCGGAAAGAGCATCTCGTGAGCGACGGGGAGTTCGAGGCCATCAACGCGGCATCGGACTGTATCCTCTGCGGGTCGTGCTACTCGGAGTGCAGCATGATGGAGGTGAACCGGAGCTACATCTCGCCGCCGGTCCTCGTGAAGGCGTTCCGCATGAATAACGACTCCCGCGACACCCTCGCCTGTGAGCGGCTGGAGCGGGTCTCCTCCGACCACGGCCTGTGGGACTGTGCCCACTGCCACAAGTGCATGGAGCACTGCACCAAGAACATACCGATCATGGACGGCATCCACCGCCTGCGGGAGGAAGCCTTTGAGCGGGGGATGACCGACTCCGAGGGGGCCCGTCACGCCCAGGCATTCTTCGACGACATCCGCGACCTCGGCAGGCTGAGGGAGGTCACCTTGCCGCTCCGCACCAAGGGGATGATCGGGAGCCTCAGGATGGTACCCCTGGCGGTCAAGATGGGGCTCAAGGGTCGGACTCCACCCCTGTGGGTGCGGCCGATTCCCGACATCGACCGGGTCAGCGACATTTACAGCCGCCTGGAGGCAAATCCGGGCGGGGAGGCTGTAGGGGCAATTCATGAATTGCCCCTACGGTCGGCGCCACGAAGCGGAGAGTGCCTATGA
- a CDS encoding CoB--CoM heterodisulfide reductase iron-sulfur subunit B family protein — protein MRYAYFLSCINESMTREVDQSLHLWKKDLDLELVTLENGTCCGGSNLDYVSPDHFIIVNGRNIALAEQLGLDLVTSCSTCLLTLRRAKHLLGTSPEKRELVNAHLADEGLRYEGASDVKHLLWVINEDYGLERLAGKVTAPLWGVRFAPFYGCHILRPSSLLGRDNPAAPSSLDRLVEALGGSLVEYGSKNKCCGFHTLLVAEKQSLAMTGNALEDALRAGADYIVTPCPLCHTALDAYQDRALSGRAAAGNIPVLHLSQMIGLALGYSKEELGIDRHMVAA, from the coding sequence ATGAGATACGCTTATTTCCTGAGTTGCATCAACGAGTCCATGACCAGGGAAGTGGACCAGTCCCTCCACCTGTGGAAAAAGGACCTGGACCTCGAACTGGTGACCCTGGAGAACGGGACCTGCTGCGGGGGGAGCAACCTCGATTACGTGAGCCCCGACCACTTCATCATCGTCAACGGGCGGAACATCGCCCTTGCGGAGCAATTGGGGCTCGATCTCGTGACCTCCTGCAGCACCTGCCTTCTGACCCTGCGCCGCGCCAAGCATCTCCTGGGCACCTCCCCCGAGAAGCGGGAGCTGGTGAATGCCCATCTGGCGGACGAAGGGCTCCGCTATGAAGGGGCCAGCGACGTGAAGCACCTCCTCTGGGTCATCAACGAGGATTACGGACTGGAGAGGCTTGCCGGCAAGGTGACCGCCCCTCTCTGGGGGGTCCGCTTCGCCCCGTTCTACGGCTGCCACATCCTGCGCCCCTCCTCCCTCCTGGGGAGGGACAACCCCGCCGCCCCCTCGTCCCTGGACCGCCTGGTTGAGGCCCTTGGCGGGAGCCTGGTGGAGTACGGCTCCAAGAACAAGTGCTGCGGCTTCCATACCCTCCTGGTGGCGGAGAAGCAGTCCCTCGCCATGACGGGGAACGCCCTTGAGGATGCGCTCCGGGCCGGGGCCGACTACATCGTCACCCCGTGCCCCCTCTGTCACACCGCCCTCGATGCCTACCAGGACAGGGCTCTGTCGGGACGTGCCGCGGCCGGAAACATTCCGGTCCTCCACCTCTCCCAGATGATCGGCCTCGCCTTGGGATATTCAAAAGAGGAGCTCGGCATAGACCGTCATATGGTCGCCGCATAG